The sequence GAGCTCTGCGCGGTCGCCCCGCTGCGGTGTCTCGAGTGCCGCAACGCCTGGGTAATGCCCAGCCAGCTTCCCCAACTGCTCCTCTTCCAATCGCACTTGGAGAAAGTCAAGCAACGGCTGACGCCGCAGGCATTCACCAGGCACTGGGGCCAGTCCTACTCGAACCTCACTGCGGTCCTTGCCGACCGCAATGACGAGGAGATCACGCTGGCCCGCAAACACATCGGTGCCGGAGAGGCCACCTTGGACCTTCCGCTGTCCGCACGCGTGGAGTTCGACTCGTGATCCTGACCAGCCCCGCCGCCGAGTGGATCCCTCTCTTCCCTGCGGACGAACCCGTCGTCCAGGGCCGTCCACTGCACAAGGACGCTCGACGCCCGGACGCCCGGATCCCCCTGTTCGGCGACACCAGGTCTTGGGACTACAACGGCATTCTCGAGCGCCCCGCTAACTTCTCCGCCAGCGAGTGGAAGATGAACTTCACCGGTGTTCTGGAGCCTCCGGCCTGGAACCTGCTGGCCCGTGAGGTCGCGATGATCCTTTCCAATCCGCAGCACGAGACGCTGCAGGACAAGGGCATCCACCTCGGCTACTCCGCAGCGGACGTGATCACCTTGCGCAATGCGCTCTCCTATCTCCGAGGAGCGGTCAAGTGGGGGCGGAAGAACGGCCTTCCTGACCTTCCCTCGGAGTGGGAGGTCGTCGACCTCAAGCGCCACATCAAGGACCTGGCCAAATGCCTGCGGCCGGCTACGGTCTGTGGGCACGTCGGGCTCTTCCAGAAGATGCATGCGTTCAGCGAGGTGCTCACCGTCGGATGGCCGACGGCGGATCCCTGGCCCGGCAAGAGCGCCCGCCAGGTCTCGAAGTACGTCAAGACGTCCGAACTGTCCACGCAAGCCGTCGCACCGGAAATCTGGTTCCCGCTTATTCGTGCGGCCTGGGCATACATCCACACCTTCGCGCCGGACATTCTCCGGGCCGTTCGATGCTACGGCGGACTCCGCCAGGCCGCCGGTCGGTCCACTGCGGGGAAGACCGCAGAACTCAAAGCATGGCTCGCCGACCCGGACAACAAGGTCCCCGTCTACTACGACCGTGACCGGCCTGACGAGCAGCCCCCGCGGGTCAACTGGCGTTTGATGGCGCTGTTCCTTGGCGTCACTGAAGACCTTCATCACGCCCTGTTCTCCGAACGCCGCCGCCCCAGCAGCCGCGAGCGGCGCGGGATGGTCTTGAACGCCGTTTCCGAGGGCCGGTTCACCCATGCAGGACCCGTGCAGGACCTGACGGAGGTCACCCGAGCGGACAGCAGCGTCGGCCGATGGCACCCTGGCTTCGACGCCCAGCAACTCCACAGACTCCAGACGGTGCTACGGGATGCCGCGTTCGTCTTGGTCGCCGCCTTGTCAATGATGCGCGACTCGGAGCTGCACAAGATCGGCCGCAACTGCATCGTCGAGCACTACAACTCGCCCGCCATCGCCTCAACCCTGAGCAAGGGCAACAGCAACAAGCCCCGCAAGCACTGGTGGATCTCCGAGCCGGTTGCCGAGGCCATCGCGGTCGCTGAAATCGTCTCAGTACACCCCGACCGGGTTTTCGCCCCGATCCAGAGGCCGGACTCCGACGAGGCCATCGACGGCTCCGAGATGGTGAGTTCCTTCATCGCCTTCGTCAACGAAGGCCGGGACTGGTCAGGGCTCGACCGGATCCCCGAAGGCGATGCCTCGCCCCACATGTTCCGCAAGACCATGGCGATGCTGACCGACCAGTTCGCCGGATCGGAGATCGCCCTGGGCATTCAGCTCAAGCACATCGCCACCCGGGCTCTCGCCAACAGCTCCACCCGCGGTTATGCAGCCGCAGACGACGCTTGGGCCAAGCACCTTGAGAACGCCATCGACGCCGCCCGATTCAGGCGACTGAAGAACCTCTACCAGGCCCACAAGGACGGAGAGGTCATCGGCTTCGGCCACGGAGCCGACCGCGTCAAAGCCGCCTTCGACCAGATCATCGCAACCGTCAAAGCCCGAAACGTCAGCTCCCGCGTCGAAGAGGACCTCCTGCGCAAGGCCGGAATCACCATCCGCTTCGGTGTCCTCAACAACTGCCTCTACGACGCTTCGCAACCCGCCGGTGCGGTCTGCCTCGAGAACGCGATCATCCCGGAAGGCCACACGGGTCCGCTGCCGGATCGCTGCCGTCCCGACCGTTGCGGCAACAGCATGATCGGCGTCGAGCATGTCCCGATCTACGACTCCCATCATCGCACTCAGCTCAAGCTCCTTCAGACCCCCGGCTTGGCACCCTGCCGCCGAGCCCTCATCACCCGCGAAGCCGAGCGAGCCGAGGCCGTCCTGAATCAAGTCCAGGAGGCATCCGCATGACTCCTGCCCGCCCTGCCGAGGACCAAGTGTCCGACAAAACCGCCCAAGCCCTCCGGGCCGCTATGCAACGGCTCATCGCAGGCAAGCCTCAGCACACGGACGGGAAGCTCACCAAGGAGAACCTTTGGAGAGAAGCCCAGGTCAGCCGGGCGACGATGAACCGGGCCCCCAGCATCCTCGCCGAGTGGGACGCCTACGTCGCAGTCCACGGGAAGGTCACCCGCGGCGAGGCGCAACGCGACGGGCAGATCGCGGAACTCCGCAAGAAACTGAGGGCGAAGACCCAGGAATGCACTGGCCTTGAAAAGCGCCTCAAGGCCGCCGCCACGGCAATCGCCGCTCTGCACCACGACAACGAAGCCCTCCGCGAGGAACTCGGCAAGCGAAGCGAACGCACCGTTGTCGAGTTGTCCTCCCGCCGCCGAGGGACAACCGAGAACGAATGAGCTGTCACTCTCCACCCTGGCACGCGCGGAGCCAGGCTCCCGAACTGCCCTAGGTCGCCTGGCTCTACTTCCGACCACCTACGTCGACTCCGCCCACACTCGCATGACGGACTTTGAGCAAGCGCGGCGATTGCGCGCCCAGCTCGGCGAGGAGCGGATCGCATGGATGGAGAAGCTGACGAAGGCCCGGGAGGCCGCACAGGCCAGCGTGGCCACGCTCGGGCAGGTGGAGGCACTGAGCTTCTTCGAGTTGGCCACCGATCGGGTGATGGGCCGTGAAGCGCAACGGGCGAGGCCCCTGAGCTGTTGATCGAGGTGTCTGACGTCTCAACCACGCTGCTCGGGGGCCTCGTTGGTCATCCATCCTGCCGCACTCGACCTGCCACATGCGCACGTGGAGTGGGTCACCCTGCTGGTTGTCATTCGTGAGGGCGACCGGCGCTGCAAGCTCCGTCCGTCTCAGCGGGCGATGGTGGCACTGGTGTACCTACGAGAGCACACCACTCTGGCGAAGATCGCCGCCGGGTTCGGGATCAGCGAGTCCACCGCCCACGCCTACACCCGCGCGATCGTCGACCTGCTCGCCGAACGAGCACCGGGTCTGCTCAAGACGCTGCGTGAGCACGATCCCGACTTCGTCCTGCTCGACGGCACCCTCGCCGAGTGCGACCGGGTCGGCGACGGTCGGGCCGACTACTCCCACAAGCACCGGCGCCATGGTGTGAACGTGCAGGTCGTCACCGATCCCGGCGGCCGGCTGCTGTGGATCTCGCCCGCGCTGCCGGGCCGCACACACGACCTGACCGCCGCCCGTACCCACTGGATCATCCGGATCTGCGAGCGCCAGGGTGTTCCCATCCTGGCCGATCTCGCCTACCAGGGCGCCGGTCCGTGGCTGACGACCGGCATCAAACGCAAGCCACTCCAGGAACTCACTCCCACCGAGAAGACCCTCAACCGGGCCCTGGCCGCAGCACGAGCACCCGTGGAACGCGGTGTCGCGAGCCTGAAGTCCTGGCGGATCTTCCGCAGGTCCCGGTGCAGCCCCAACCGCATGACGTCAATCGCCAAGGCCATCCTCACGCTGGAGAGGCAACTCTGAAGGAGCTCACTGATCCTGCAGATCTGACCAGCCATATGCACCAGGACGGCCCCTCAGAACAGCTGCGGGGCCTGTTCCTCTCTCCAAGCGGTGCACTTCATTCGAGCCGTCCGGCCACAAGAGAGCTGCAGACAGGGCCACTTGCCACGAGCCGTTCTCTCCGGCAGGCCATCCGCGATCACGAGCATCACTCCCCCCTGACCCGGCTCACGGCCTACAGAAGGGTCGTAAAGCTCGGCGATTCTTATAAAACTCGACCCTCATCTGAGGTACAGTCTTTATAAGCTCGCTGTCGACCCTTGGAGGTTCCCTTGACCCTGTCCCTTGTGAAGCCTTCCCCTGAACCCGATGAGGTTCGGGTCCAGTTGGGTGGCGTGGGGACCAGGCTGGAGCTCCTGCACGGAGTGCTGCGCGCGGGCGAGGTGGCAAGGCGCACCGCTGTCCGCAACGATCCAACGGGAACGGCGGGCCGGCGGGCCTATGAGGCGCATGTGCGGACCATCCGCGAGCTGCACATCGAGAAGGAGGGGTGGGCGCGGCTCGTCCATGGTCGGCTCGAACTTGTCTGCAATCCGGATCGATCGGTTGCGATGGGCGTGATGGCGGGCAACGCCGCCACGGGGCAGGCAAGCCTGTTCCCGAAGAACGCACGGCGCCGCGGAGCCGCCACTGAAATGGTCGCTCGCGCCAACGCCGGCGACGCCACTTCGCTCGTACAGACGGCTCTGTTCGTGGCTGGCGCTGGCTCTGAGGGGGTTGCGTTGAGCGAAGAAGAGGCCTTTGCCCTGAAGACGTGGTTCCTGCTGTCCTGTCGCACCAAGATCGGTGACACGGTACGGATCGACTGCGAGCTGTCGCAGCCGAAGGGCTTCCGGGACGGCTTCGTGATCGAATGGGGTCCGAGGATTCCGCTTCCCGCCCTGGTGATGGACGGAATCGAACTTACGAACGATGATGGACCTGAAGAGATCGACATCGCCGTCGATTTCCGCTGAGGCCCGTTGGCTGGGCGGCGAAACCTGTCGCCCTGCTGAGCACCACCAATAACTGAGGCAGCCCCCATGGTGACCCCGTCCCGCATCACACTGGCCCGCAAGCGCAGGGGTCTTACCCTTGCTGAGTTGTCGGACCGAGCTGGGGTGTCACTGCAGAGCCTGTCAAACTACGAGACAGGACGCACTACGCCCCGTCCCGACACTGTCGCCAAGATCGCCTCAGCGCTCGACTTCCCTACCGTCTTCTTCGAAGGCCCTGCGCTGGACGAGCTCCCCGCCGAGGGCATCTCGTGGCGGGCGCGGAGCAAGACCTCGGCCAGGGTCCTCGAAGCCGCGCGAGCCGCAGGCACGCTGGGTGCGATGCTTTACGAGTGGATCGACGAAAGGTTCCGCCTACCAGAAGTGAATGTGCCTTCACTGGGCAAACCTGACCCGGAAACAGCCGCTGGCATGGTTCGCACCCGCTGGGGTCTGGCGGAAGCGCCAGCGCCCAATATGGTGCATCTTCTGGAAGCACACGGAGTTCGAGTGTTTTCACTCGATCCTGACCACGCAGAGGTCGACGCCTTCGCCGTGTGGCGCGACGGTGTTCCGTTCGTATTCCTCAACACACTCAAGTCGGCCGAGCGAGGGCGCTTCGACGCGGCCCATGAACTGGGTCACCTCGTCATGCATGGTAGTGAGCACGCCTGCTCAGGGCCCGACGCCGAACGGCAAGCGAACGACTTTGCCTCCGCGTTCCTGATGCCTCGAGCGAGCGTTCTGGGACACATGCCCTCAGGTGCACACGTCGATCAGATCCTTCGCGGCAAGCGGATCTGGAACGTCTCTGCCATGGCTCTGACCTACCGGATGCACGACCTGGGACTGCTCTCCGACTGGCAGTACCGTTCTACCTGCGCCGAGTTGAGCCGTTTGGGATATCGGTCCGGTGAGCCGCAGGGCATGAGCCAGCGAGAAACGTCGCAGGTGTTGACGAAGGTCTTTACCGCGCTGCGTTCGAAGCGTGTTCGCCCTGGGTCCGTCGCGGCCGACCTGGGGCTCACTAGCGAGGAGATGAACCGACTCATGTTCGGGCTTACCCTCACGACCTTCGAAGGCAAGGGCCAGCAGGCTACGGCTGCTGCGACGCGCAGCCTATCCGTCGTCCCTTGAGGAGCGCATCCCTACGCCGGCTGTGACGAGGCATGCCATGGGGATCGGCGTCCTCTCATGGGCAACGCCTCATGGGGTTGTCGGGGTGCTGATCGATCCATGCCAGGCCTTCGGGATCGAGGTGGTGACGGGCGCGAGTGACGGCAACGTAGGCCAAGCGGGCTTCCGATTCTTTGACGGGGCCGGGCACGGGGCGGCCTGAGGAGTCCACGGCGTTGGTGTCGGGGGGCGGGGTGAAGTCGGTGGCGATGCGCACGTGGGACCATTCCCGGCCTTTGGCTTTATGGGCGGTGGAAACGGTGACCTTGGCATGGTCCTCGGGAACAAGGCGGTCGACGGCATGGAGGATGGCGTCAGGGCCGTGTTCGTCTACGAGGTTGGCGAAGGGCTGCAGATCGGCGCCAGCGGGGTCGAGCTCGGCATAGTCGCGTAGCGCGGTCCAGGTGGTGAACAGCAGTAGTTCTGGGTGGTGTGTGCGCCGTCCCCCG is a genomic window of Streptomyces sp. YPW6 containing:
- a CDS encoding integrase, producing MILTSPAAEWIPLFPADEPVVQGRPLHKDARRPDARIPLFGDTRSWDYNGILERPANFSASEWKMNFTGVLEPPAWNLLAREVAMILSNPQHETLQDKGIHLGYSAADVITLRNALSYLRGAVKWGRKNGLPDLPSEWEVVDLKRHIKDLAKCLRPATVCGHVGLFQKMHAFSEVLTVGWPTADPWPGKSARQVSKYVKTSELSTQAVAPEIWFPLIRAAWAYIHTFAPDILRAVRCYGGLRQAAGRSTAGKTAELKAWLADPDNKVPVYYDRDRPDEQPPRVNWRLMALFLGVTEDLHHALFSERRRPSSRERRGMVLNAVSEGRFTHAGPVQDLTEVTRADSSVGRWHPGFDAQQLHRLQTVLRDAAFVLVAALSMMRDSELHKIGRNCIVEHYNSPAIASTLSKGNSNKPRKHWWISEPVAEAIAVAEIVSVHPDRVFAPIQRPDSDEAIDGSEMVSSFIAFVNEGRDWSGLDRIPEGDASPHMFRKTMAMLTDQFAGSEIALGIQLKHIATRALANSSTRGYAAADDAWAKHLENAIDAARFRRLKNLYQAHKDGEVIGFGHGADRVKAAFDQIIATVKARNVSSRVEEDLLRKAGITIRFGVLNNCLYDASQPAGAVCLENAIIPEGHTGPLPDRCRPDRCGNSMIGVEHVPIYDSHHRTQLKLLQTPGLAPCRRALITREAERAEAVLNQVQEASA
- a CDS encoding transposase family protein, giving the protein MVIHPAALDLPHAHVEWVTLLVVIREGDRRCKLRPSQRAMVALVYLREHTTLAKIAAGFGISESTAHAYTRAIVDLLAERAPGLLKTLREHDPDFVLLDGTLAECDRVGDGRADYSHKHRRHGVNVQVVTDPGGRLLWISPALPGRTHDLTAARTHWIIRICERQGVPILADLAYQGAGPWLTTGIKRKPLQELTPTEKTLNRALAAARAPVERGVASLKSWRIFRRSRCSPNRMTSIAKAILTLERQL
- a CDS encoding ImmA/IrrE family metallo-endopeptidase codes for the protein MVTPSRITLARKRRGLTLAELSDRAGVSLQSLSNYETGRTTPRPDTVAKIASALDFPTVFFEGPALDELPAEGISWRARSKTSARVLEAARAAGTLGAMLYEWIDERFRLPEVNVPSLGKPDPETAAGMVRTRWGLAEAPAPNMVHLLEAHGVRVFSLDPDHAEVDAFAVWRDGVPFVFLNTLKSAERGRFDAAHELGHLVMHGSEHACSGPDAERQANDFASAFLMPRASVLGHMPSGAHVDQILRGKRIWNVSAMALTYRMHDLGLLSDWQYRSTCAELSRLGYRSGEPQGMSQRETSQVLTKVFTALRSKRVRPGSVAADLGLTSEEMNRLMFGLTLTTFEGKGQQATAAATRSLSVVP